A single Endozoicomonas sp. NE40 DNA region contains:
- a CDS encoding AzlC family ABC transporter permease, whose amino-acid sequence MPDQALSPARLLLQGTQHSLPLILAAVPFGILYGVLAKAAGMSDLAIMGMSALVFAGSAQFIAVSMLGAAAAWPAILLATFFS is encoded by the coding sequence ATGCCTGATCAAGCACTGTCTCCAGCCCGTTTACTGCTTCAGGGTACCCAACACTCACTGCCACTGATTCTGGCGGCTGTCCCTTTCGGCATTCTCTATGGTGTTCTGGCGAAAGCAGCCGGAATGTCCGACTTGGCGATAATGGGAATGTCAGCCCTGGTCTTTGCCGGTTCGGCACAGTTTATTGCCGTGTCCATGCTGGGAGCTGCCGCAGCCTGGCCCGCCATTTTACTGGCCACCTTTTTTTCTTAA
- a CDS encoding energy transducer TonB family protein — MNPLSSDAFSRNVIISLSLHLLLGIGLWKVTAPPPVLARLSDSLVVSSGMQAAIAGATAAQEVTEFLPPTEQIEDVSEEDDTELPEEEPLQEEESIEEPPLETVEEDIQEVEQEPIEQKEQEPENLPEEDPEPEEEQAEPEEIVEVQEMETEPLEQQIASMENYSGHEGVDGSRNKDPDEQDSGLGQEAGGSEQEVFDAHVRQHLLANKVTPNVLRRRQQSGTVTVEFTIDREGKLLEQGIARSSRVREFNRAAISLVRQAAPYPKAPPSADWEQRKYTINVVYSIQ; from the coding sequence ATGAATCCACTGTCTTCTGATGCATTTTCCAGAAATGTCATTATTTCTCTGTCACTACACCTGCTTCTGGGGATTGGACTGTGGAAAGTAACGGCACCGCCACCTGTGCTGGCCAGACTTTCAGACAGTCTGGTGGTGTCATCGGGTATGCAGGCAGCAATAGCCGGAGCGACGGCTGCTCAGGAGGTTACAGAGTTTCTGCCGCCTACTGAGCAGATCGAAGATGTATCCGAGGAAGACGACACAGAACTGCCTGAAGAAGAGCCGCTTCAGGAAGAAGAAAGCATCGAAGAACCTCCTCTTGAAACAGTTGAGGAAGATATTCAGGAAGTAGAGCAAGAACCCATTGAGCAAAAAGAACAGGAGCCTGAAAATCTTCCCGAAGAAGACCCTGAACCCGAAGAAGAGCAGGCTGAGCCAGAGGAAATTGTAGAAGTTCAGGAAATGGAAACAGAACCTCTGGAGCAGCAGATAGCGTCAATGGAAAACTACAGTGGCCATGAGGGCGTTGACGGTTCTCGCAACAAAGATCCGGATGAACAGGATAGCGGACTGGGTCAGGAGGCAGGTGGTTCTGAACAGGAAGTCTTTGACGCCCATGTTCGCCAACATCTGCTGGCTAACAAGGTGACGCCCAATGTACTCAGGCGCAGACAGCAGTCCGGTACAGTAACCGTTGAATTCACTATTGACCGCGAAGGCAAGCTGCTTGAGCAAGGTATTGCCAGAAGCTCAAGGGTCAGGGAGTTCAACAGGGCAGCTATCAGTCTGGTGAGGCAGGCAGCACCGTATCCAAAAGCACCGCCTTCTGCCGACTGGGAACAACGGAAGTACACGATTAATGTTGTTTATTCTATTCAATGA
- a CDS encoding ExbD/TolR family protein: MIDIPEPEKNVSVQDAMTPMIDVIFSLIAFMMLMINAPMLNMQVELPETESAVASTTPLEKEVITITINPEVEGWFLNEQKIDSDEQLKTELVRLTTEYDESFSIVVSSDKDASVQAMVNLFAILQSLKLEVAHLALQSGGKPS; this comes from the coding sequence ATGATCGATATTCCAGAGCCGGAAAAAAACGTATCCGTTCAGGATGCCATGACGCCGATGATTGACGTCATTTTCTCGTTGATTGCTTTTATGATGCTCATGATTAACGCTCCGATGCTGAATATGCAAGTAGAGCTGCCTGAAACCGAATCGGCTGTTGCTTCTACTACCCCTTTGGAAAAAGAGGTTATCACCATCACCATTAACCCTGAGGTTGAGGGATGGTTTTTGAATGAGCAAAAGATTGACAGCGACGAGCAATTAAAAACCGAGCTTGTGAGGCTGACAACAGAATACGATGAATCGTTCAGCATTGTTGTCAGCAGTGATAAAGATGCATCTGTTCAGGCCATGGTTAACCTGTTTGCCATTTTGCAGTCGTTAAAACTGGAAGTCGCTCACCTGGCATTGCAGTCCGGGGGGAAACCTTCTTAA
- a CDS encoding MotA/TolQ/ExbB proton channel family protein yields the protein MPANSLSIATGIPLLLCSVFALAIAIERICFILTRKGLSKQQKQVVLSALKQHQTNDALAVLDDSPTSYQPVIEEMMSHRDNSKAVRDEAIQIMLVRYANQLQRRMSGLITIASLAPMLGLLGTIIGLMRSFRDIGISQGPVEPSVVADGLWQALTTTAAGMLIAVFCVFLHALINSRIRHHLADAKDLLNLFSHSLELQNASGSAASAG from the coding sequence ATGCCTGCTAACAGTTTATCCATCGCAACAGGCATTCCGCTGCTGCTTTGCTCAGTTTTTGCCCTTGCGATAGCAATTGAGCGCATTTGTTTTATTCTGACCCGCAAAGGGTTGAGCAAGCAGCAGAAACAGGTCGTGCTCTCAGCATTAAAACAGCACCAGACCAACGATGCCCTTGCGGTACTGGATGATTCACCCACCAGTTATCAGCCGGTTATTGAAGAGATGATGAGCCACCGCGACAACAGCAAAGCCGTTCGCGATGAAGCGATTCAGATCATGCTGGTACGCTATGCCAACCAGTTGCAGCGGCGAATGTCAGGTCTGATCACCATTGCCTCGCTGGCCCCTATGCTGGGTTTGCTGGGTACCATTATTGGTCTGATGCGCTCGTTCAGGGATATCGGGATTTCCCAGGGGCCTGTCGAGCCATCAGTGGTGGCTGATGGACTCTGGCAAGCTCTGACCACCACTGCAGCCGGTATGCTGATTGCTGTGTTTTGTGTCTTTCTGCATGCGCTGATTAACTCTCGCATTCGCCATCACTTAGCCGATGCGAAGGATTTGCTGAATCTGTTCTCTCACAGTCTGGAATTGCAAAACGCTTCTGGCAGTGCAGCGTCAGCAGGATAA
- a CDS encoding putative transporter encodes MFRSFFLDARWRLWSWAGTVIIILATWYQVQIDLEVNEWFGQFYNAIQDALADPGSVTERELLMHLLTFARISAVYIAVMASLEFLLRHYVFRWRTAMHEYYTKHWSKVRHIEGASQRIQEDTMRFAQIIERLGVSLLRSVMTFLMFQPLLWELSKKINQVPFIGHVDHVLIYTAILTSVIGTVLLALVGVKLPGLEFNNQKAEAALRKELVLGEDDNSRADPKTMKELFRHVRENYVAMYRHYLYFDTTKWSYLQLSSIVPYVVLAPTLVSGAITLGIMQQVLRAFKRVEGSLHYLIRSWSTIVELMSVFKRLNGFEKEIKRSNTLSSEAEQYAC; translated from the coding sequence ATGTTTAGAAGTTTTTTCCTTGATGCCCGGTGGCGACTCTGGTCTTGGGCAGGCACTGTTATTATCATTCTGGCCACCTGGTATCAGGTTCAGATAGACCTTGAGGTCAATGAGTGGTTTGGTCAGTTTTACAACGCTATTCAGGATGCCCTGGCAGACCCCGGCTCTGTGACCGAAAGGGAATTGCTGATGCACCTGCTGACCTTTGCCAGAATATCTGCCGTCTATATTGCCGTGATGGCATCTCTGGAGTTTTTACTGCGCCATTACGTGTTTCGCTGGCGTACGGCCATGCATGAATATTACACAAAGCACTGGAGCAAGGTGAGGCATATTGAAGGAGCATCCCAGCGTATTCAGGAAGACACCATGCGCTTTGCCCAGATTATTGAACGACTGGGCGTATCGCTCTTGCGCTCCGTCATGACCTTTCTGATGTTTCAGCCTCTGTTGTGGGAACTCAGTAAAAAGATTAATCAGGTGCCATTCATCGGACACGTTGATCATGTGCTGATTTACACCGCTATTTTAACATCGGTCATTGGTACCGTTCTGCTGGCACTGGTAGGAGTGAAACTGCCGGGTCTGGAATTCAATAACCAGAAGGCCGAGGCGGCTCTGCGCAAAGAGCTGGTTCTGGGTGAAGACGACAACAGTCGTGCTGATCCAAAAACCATGAAAGAGCTGTTCCGCCATGTCCGGGAAAACTATGTGGCAATGTACAGGCACTACCTGTACTTCGATACCACCAAATGGTCTTATCTGCAACTGTCTTCCATTGTTCCTTACGTTGTTCTGGCTCCGACACTGGTGTCCGGTGCCATCACTCTGGGCATCATGCAGCAGGTTTTGCGTGCTTTCAAACGTGTGGAAGGGTCTCTGCATTACCTGATCAGAAGCTGGTCAACCATTGTCGAGCTGATGTCGGTCTTTAAACGACTGAATGGTTTTGAAAAGGAAATCAAGCGTTCCAACACACTTTCTTCAGAGGCAGAACAGTATGCCTGCTAA
- a CDS encoding M16 family metallopeptidase has protein sequence MSYKLLFHILILLIPVTLKAETPADVAWDSQLTVRTLDNGFRYIAYNSETDSDPFNLRLIVHVGSVDDELRGMAHNIEHMVFRANKAYAGNTIYNYLDLLGWRTGLQVNALTRQSETQFMVRTRPDDALNLEQSIDLLANIAFNASLLDEDWQVERNVILEEMRLGDSLAGRVNELKKKVVRNNSRYADRPTIGLKEDVQNTTIEDIRAFYETFYVPANMTLIVTGNIDLKVLDSAVNETFGKQPFSPAPVRDYVELPLKEQLYIGKVQDPQGVSSIVSTGFRSPLEPYTTMEGLYQRFQIYFLRRLASRQVRQQMSFYENVDINSLSLVFEESTAQRQVLALAARTPDHDLGLKAVLTEIERLKQNGLNREAFEQLKADARQSVERNRTLVTQRNFQQWEDKITTAVMQQGILEDYEVRASRTLQWIDDLTLSELNERLNELLSADDQFIYYQVPGGIERDLPSQQQVKAFKARLPAKKLPLAQAPEPSQEADNALTEKEQEPVRIDWSSLPAASEPPPFTKKSWPETGVQQWTLDNGYSVVWLKQPTRDNKLYIRTIDNGGYLNSQNPEWMNKAAVQVWQQTDLSPVSAEHLQGWQGQNGIEWSWTHREHQLDRGAVIEADKLDKLIRLYTARQSLWQFSESDFEQLMDTLSTSIQAMSEPQEALNTLETLDHSAFKDIMRTFAQQPATLYIVGEATKAQIAGQVLPYLATLTTSKPFTMAAATPAPEGSERRVDYIHPQGKATVTINGHSTLSWKPETSFYISALNPIIQRALRNELRHRLGGVYRVQFEMQLNQNDQLTTRLEFTTNPGRVDELIAASEGVLNNLENVIASENLDRVRDDIDFAESLRMADANTWLRRLILSFKRYQSPQYLHTMQQLSQSIDAEQLTSMAEQIFPLKSQRIFIGLPVNKK, from the coding sequence GTGTCGTATAAGCTTCTGTTTCATATACTGATTTTATTAATTCCTGTTACTCTCAAAGCTGAAACGCCTGCCGATGTCGCATGGGATAGCCAGTTAACCGTCAGAACTCTGGACAACGGCTTCCGCTACATTGCTTACAACAGCGAAACAGACAGTGATCCCTTTAACCTGAGGCTGATTGTTCATGTCGGTTCAGTCGATGACGAACTGCGTGGCATGGCGCACAACATCGAACACATGGTGTTCCGGGCAAATAAAGCTTATGCCGGTAACACTATTTACAATTATCTTGACCTGCTGGGCTGGCGAACCGGACTACAGGTCAATGCCCTGACCCGCCAGAGTGAAACCCAGTTCATGGTTCGCACCAGACCCGATGATGCCCTGAACCTGGAGCAGTCCATTGATCTTCTTGCCAACATTGCCTTTAACGCCAGCCTGCTGGACGAAGACTGGCAGGTTGAACGTAACGTTATTCTGGAAGAAATGCGTCTGGGAGACAGTCTGGCAGGCCGGGTCAATGAGCTGAAAAAGAAAGTGGTACGTAACAACTCCCGCTATGCTGACCGCCCGACCATTGGCCTGAAAGAAGATGTCCAGAACACCACCATTGAGGATATCAGGGCGTTCTATGAAACCTTTTACGTGCCTGCCAATATGACATTGATTGTGACAGGTAATATTGACCTGAAGGTATTGGACAGTGCTGTTAATGAAACCTTTGGCAAGCAACCTTTTTCTCCGGCACCGGTGCGTGACTATGTGGAACTGCCGCTAAAAGAACAGTTGTATATTGGCAAGGTTCAGGACCCACAGGGTGTGTCGTCTATTGTGTCAACCGGTTTTCGCAGCCCTCTTGAGCCCTACACGACAATGGAAGGACTGTATCAGCGTTTTCAGATCTATTTCCTGCGCAGACTGGCCTCCCGGCAGGTCCGACAGCAAATGTCCTTTTATGAAAACGTTGACATCAACTCCCTCTCACTGGTCTTTGAAGAATCAACAGCCCAGCGTCAGGTATTGGCACTGGCTGCGCGGACACCAGACCACGATCTCGGCCTTAAAGCCGTACTGACAGAAATTGAACGACTGAAACAGAACGGACTCAACCGGGAAGCTTTTGAGCAGTTAAAAGCTGATGCCAGACAATCGGTTGAACGCAATCGAACACTGGTGACTCAAAGAAACTTTCAGCAGTGGGAAGATAAAATCACCACTGCTGTTATGCAACAGGGCATTCTTGAGGATTACGAAGTCCGTGCCAGCCGCACGCTGCAATGGATTGATGACCTGACCCTGAGCGAGCTGAACGAACGGCTGAACGAGCTGTTATCAGCAGATGATCAGTTTATTTACTATCAGGTTCCCGGAGGCATAGAGAGAGACTTACCGTCGCAACAGCAGGTCAAAGCCTTCAAAGCTCGTCTGCCCGCTAAAAAGCTACCACTGGCACAGGCACCGGAACCTTCTCAGGAAGCAGACAATGCTCTGACTGAAAAGGAACAGGAGCCGGTTCGCATTGACTGGTCTTCACTGCCAGCTGCTTCAGAACCGCCGCCTTTTACTAAAAAATCCTGGCCAGAAACAGGTGTCCAACAGTGGACATTAGACAATGGCTATTCAGTGGTCTGGCTGAAACAGCCTACCCGCGATAACAAACTCTATATCCGGACAATAGACAACGGTGGTTACCTGAATAGCCAGAACCCTGAGTGGATGAACAAAGCGGCGGTTCAGGTATGGCAACAGACCGACCTGTCCCCTGTGTCTGCTGAACATTTACAGGGATGGCAAGGACAGAATGGTATTGAATGGTCATGGACGCACAGAGAACATCAACTGGATCGGGGAGCTGTCATTGAGGCTGATAAGCTGGATAAACTGATTCGCCTTTACACTGCCCGGCAGTCTCTGTGGCAGTTCAGTGAATCTGATTTTGAGCAGCTGATGGATACCCTGTCAACGAGCATACAGGCGATGTCCGAACCACAGGAAGCACTCAACACATTAGAGACTCTCGATCATTCTGCATTCAAAGACATAATGCGCACTTTTGCCCAACAACCGGCAACGCTTTATATCGTTGGGGAGGCAACCAAAGCACAAATCGCCGGGCAGGTTCTGCCCTATCTCGCCACACTGACAACCAGCAAACCTTTCACAATGGCAGCAGCAACTCCAGCACCTGAGGGGTCTGAACGTCGGGTCGATTATATTCATCCGCAGGGAAAAGCGACCGTCACCATCAATGGACACAGCACTCTGTCATGGAAGCCTGAAACCAGTTTCTATATCTCTGCCCTGAACCCGATTATCCAGAGAGCATTGCGCAATGAATTGCGACACAGGCTCGGTGGCGTATACCGCGTACAGTTCGAGATGCAGCTGAATCAAAACGACCAGTTAACCACCCGGCTGGAATTTACCACGAACCCCGGACGGGTTGATGAATTAATCGCTGCTTCAGAGGGCGTTCTCAATAATCTGGAGAATGTCATCGCATCAGAAAATCTTGACCGGGTTCGTGACGACATTGATTTTGCTGAAAGCCTGCGAATGGCTGACGCAAACACCTGGCTGAGGAGACTGATCTTAAGCTTTAAACGCTACCAGTCACCGCAGTATCTGCACACTATGCAGCAGCTTAGCCAGTCCATTGATGCTGAACAGCTTACATCAATGGCTGAGCAGATTTTCCCCCTGAAAAGCCAACGTATTTTTATTGGCTTACCCGTTAACAAGAAGTAA
- a CDS encoding TonB-dependent receptor plug domain-containing protein, with the protein MNKKSLYTAILIGASNAAFNVAMAQTEAIELGELDIADTAATAQTSTAVEASYESYDPVDSGVSVINEQSVQNSRGGGIDTTELLEQLPFVQMDVERERVTQENIQSIRPSDFSISGGNYYDNNIMINGVSANSVHDATPQSDNSIEDVYGQTSQTFYVDPSLIGSVEVFDSNVSAKYGDFMGGVVNYNVRDPKKEFGMNLSVGYQSDSMVKYNVDRKTLDEGEVLDPKPEFSKYTTSISFDLPVNEQLSLLTAYTRAESSVNYRRDDSFGGGKFSSGDTSENFLLKAVYEHSENLTFDGQIMYSPYDSEREQPNRFNSYTTSESSGLQGYLGASGVAGNTDWNTKLSFMHNDSSRESANELIRWTGSTVDWCDATNCFDGGIGDLEQTQTDYTWNFDASTPLFAGLLNYGAEWRHTVAEKNRTSEYNSYTSAKTPDEGISWDCRPGDPACKGDNVATQYTNYGKNDARVTVNSRTLWSEYIQDIGSVSIRAGARLTHDDFLKNANFAPRLTTSWEFMDDTFLTLGANRYYSSSMVGYAIRSKESDRLIYRREVDEETGEIGDWELSSSFSPTQYGESDLDTPYSDELTAALTIPTALDGTLRLKSVMRKYRKQFSSSDRIYGEDGKSYHFEMANDGATDYIGHSIEWSGSYDNHFFNANVTWSETKNKGQSDYFDFVDPEDDNNYVYYRGEIISLSELHDIEGRQNFAAPFRARVSWSTNWFDESLMTHVSATHRGAYTHINKTRDTIEIDDTEYDMYEKTKKKAFTTVDLNSRYRLIKTADYEASVEVKIRNLFNNLPHTTTTSGKRYQMGRAYWVGLNFSI; encoded by the coding sequence ATGAATAAAAAATCTCTGTACACCGCCATACTGATCGGTGCGTCTAATGCAGCTTTCAATGTTGCTATGGCTCAGACTGAAGCCATTGAGCTGGGCGAACTTGATATTGCCGATACCGCTGCAACTGCTCAAACATCCACAGCCGTCGAAGCATCCTACGAAAGTTATGACCCTGTTGATAGCGGTGTTTCTGTCATCAATGAGCAGTCTGTACAGAACAGCAGAGGGGGGGGGATTGATACCACGGAACTGCTGGAGCAACTGCCGTTTGTGCAGATGGACGTTGAACGTGAACGGGTGACACAGGAAAACATCCAGTCCATCCGCCCATCCGACTTTTCTATTTCCGGTGGTAACTACTACGACAACAACATCATGATTAATGGTGTGTCGGCTAACTCGGTGCACGACGCCACGCCACAGAGCGATAACTCGATTGAGGATGTGTACGGTCAGACGTCTCAGACGTTTTATGTAGACCCGTCGTTGATCGGCAGTGTAGAAGTCTTTGACTCCAACGTATCGGCTAAATACGGTGACTTCATGGGGGGTGTGGTCAACTACAATGTGCGCGACCCCAAAAAAGAATTTGGCATGAATCTGAGTGTGGGTTACCAGTCGGATAGCATGGTCAAATACAATGTTGACCGTAAGACTCTGGATGAAGGTGAAGTACTGGACCCAAAACCGGAATTCAGCAAATACACGACATCCATCTCTTTTGATTTACCGGTTAATGAACAGCTCTCGTTGTTAACGGCCTATACACGCGCAGAATCCAGTGTTAACTATAGACGCGATGACAGTTTCGGCGGGGGCAAATTCTCCAGTGGTGATACCTCAGAAAACTTCCTGCTCAAGGCGGTGTACGAACACAGTGAGAATCTCACCTTTGATGGTCAGATCATGTACAGCCCTTACGATAGTGAGCGTGAGCAGCCGAACCGCTTCAACAGCTATACCACGTCTGAATCCAGTGGTTTACAGGGTTATCTGGGGGCCAGCGGTGTTGCTGGCAACACCGACTGGAACACCAAACTGTCTTTTATGCATAACGATTCCAGCCGTGAGTCGGCTAATGAGCTGATTCGCTGGACTGGTTCAACCGTAGACTGGTGTGACGCAACGAACTGTTTTGATGGTGGCATTGGTGATCTTGAGCAAACCCAGACCGATTACACCTGGAATTTCGATGCCTCGACTCCTCTTTTTGCTGGCCTGTTGAACTATGGAGCGGAGTGGCGTCATACAGTAGCCGAGAAAAACCGAACCAGTGAGTACAATTCATATACGTCTGCCAAAACACCTGACGAAGGAATTAGCTGGGACTGTCGGCCTGGTGACCCTGCCTGTAAAGGCGACAATGTTGCAACACAGTACACTAATTACGGTAAAAACGACGCAAGGGTGACTGTCAACTCCCGGACGCTATGGTCTGAATACATTCAGGATATTGGTTCGGTCAGCATTCGTGCCGGGGCACGGCTGACTCATGATGATTTCCTGAAAAATGCTAACTTTGCCCCCCGCTTGACTACCTCCTGGGAGTTTATGGACGACACATTCCTGACTCTTGGTGCGAACCGCTATTACTCCAGTAGTATGGTGGGCTATGCCATTCGGTCAAAAGAATCCGATCGTTTAATTTACAGACGTGAAGTGGATGAAGAAACCGGTGAAATTGGAGACTGGGAACTGAGCAGTAGCTTTTCACCAACGCAGTATGGCGAATCTGATCTGGATACTCCCTACAGTGATGAGCTGACTGCTGCCTTAACTATTCCGACGGCTCTGGATGGCACACTTCGTCTAAAAAGCGTAATGCGCAAGTATAGAAAGCAGTTCTCCAGCAGTGACCGAATTTATGGTGAAGATGGAAAAAGCTACCATTTTGAGATGGCTAACGATGGAGCAACAGACTACATAGGTCACTCCATTGAATGGTCCGGCAGTTATGACAATCATTTCTTTAATGCCAACGTCACCTGGTCTGAAACGAAAAACAAGGGTCAGTCTGATTACTTTGATTTCGTCGATCCAGAGGATGATAACAATTATGTCTATTACCGCGGTGAAATAATTTCCTTGTCGGAACTGCATGACATAGAAGGTCGTCAAAACTTTGCGGCTCCGTTCAGAGCCCGTGTTTCTTGGAGTACCAACTGGTTTGATGAAAGCCTGATGACTCATGTTAGCGCAACCCACCGAGGTGCTTACACGCACATTAATAAGACCAGAGATACCATTGAAATTGATGATACTGAATACGATATGTATGAAAAAACAAAGAAAAAGGCATTCACAACC